DNA from Denticeps clupeoides chromosome 7, fDenClu1.1, whole genome shotgun sequence:
CGCAGGACCATTTAAGGGAGTGACCAGTGCATTTCTTTTGGGCCACATCTTTGGAGATCTCTTATTCGACGTTTTGAAAGGAACAGAAGGAGCTTGAAATGCATGGTTTGGTGTGTGGACTCGAGCCGCTCGTGTCCCCTGAACATAATACGGGGAGCTTACATGGAAGAGGGCCATGGACTGGCTTAACTGTCGctgattcacagcacacactTGACTGGATTCTCCGCTCCCTCGTTTAGCTTCTGTTTGGAAGAAGCACACAGTAAATATGCGCGTCCTGTCCAAAACACACGTATTGAAGGTAATAGTCTCACCGTCATACAGCCTCCCCAGATCCTTCACCAGGTGAGACAGGTAGCGGTGGCTGGCTGACAACAATGCAGCGACCCAGCACTGTTGGCTGTGGAGGTCCTCGGCTGCGAACGTGTAGGTCCGTAATCCTGGTCCCGCAAAGACGAGAGAAAAGCAGTACTGGCCCTCCGAGTCGCCAGGCTGCACCACACAGCCCTCCAGAAAGATGACGCCAAGTAGGTGGCGATCTGCCGGACGTTCCTGGTAGAACAGCAGGTTCCCTTTCAGAACGAACCAACGCTTCTGGTACGAAGTGTTACGTTCTCTCTGCAGGGCATAGACGGGAGAATACTGCGCATCACGGCTTGGTCAAGGACTAAACATCTGCGGTCAGGTTTCTGGTGCTTTTAAATTCTGAATGTATGCATTTACTTCATTTAGAAGACCACAGGACACCACAAACCAGCAAAGGTCACAATGCTGGCCAATGTGGCCAAGCTTATAATTTATTAATCTGACaagaaagagcagaaaaaatgtGGTCACAACGTGAGCCAACACGTTGCCAACAAAAACGACTGGTCATACTGGACATTTCGTGCCCATATGACAGGTTTTACCAATTCAGGATCCCCATACTGACTTTTAGAGAAGAGTGCAAGGAACCAGCGGCATGAAGGAGGTGTTTCAGTACGGAGGTGGAATAAAATGGAGCAACGGGCATGGAAATAAAACACGTGATGCAATCCTCCCATGAGTGTTACCGACAACTCAATTATCAATTCGTGTCACCGACAAATAAATAGGCCAGTTAATAATGGTTCTGTGTGCCACCAGTGCAAAGAACCCAGTTTGTTCCATTAACCATCACCACATCAGTACTCTACACAGCATTTTCCAAATCATTTTTACCTGAGGCCTGCAATCGAAAGCGCGCAAGGCCCGTCCGGACGTACCTTTTTGTACAGGTATCCTTGCTTATCAACAGGTGAGGGGCAGGAGAGGTAGTGGGTTAGGATCTTCTCATGGATCTTCATCACAACGCCCCATGACAAGCAGGCTAAAGTGAGAGGGACCACGGTGAAGTGAACGCCATCATGGCAACAGAGACTCTTCAGCTGCAACCTGGTCTTCTTCATATAAAACCAGGACCGGTCTCACCTGGTCTAACGCTTCGAGGTTCTACTGTGCACTCTTCTACCCGTCCTGGTCCTCCATTTCATCCAGAGATCTTCGGTTGATCTTCtctaagaaataaaaaaaaaaaaagcagctctccgttcacccgggTATCCCCAAacccgcggcgcggcgcggcgatcTTTTCACCAAAGTTTCCGATCGCAAAACAGCCGACGGGAGCGGTGTTGAAATATAAATAACTCGACCCACTTCCTGGTAACAAAAGCTGTTCGGCCTCCAGAGTCCGACCTGGATCAGGCACCCTGGCGTGCAGACGAGCGCCGGAGGCTGCGGCGCAGCCGCGTCACGACGCCCGAGTTCCCACTTCCCCCCTCCGTCGTGGCTGGCGCGGGGACCGGTGCTGCGTGGACGCGGACGTGCTTTGTTACAAGGCGATACAAGGTTTTCCGCGTCTTTGTCAGCCTTGGATGTTCCACCTGCGCGCGCACCTCTGGCTTCttccatcaacacacacacacacacacacacaaacttactAACGCgcaaatgcaacacacacacattatggaATCTGCGATCTGTGTCGCGTATCTGACATGTGCGTGGCTGAAGGGCTGCAGAAGTGGCGTGTTGCGCGCTTTGGACCTGCCTGTGGCGTGAAGGCACCTGCGGAGCGAAGCCGTGCGCTTCTCCACTCGGCCGCTAGGTGGCGGCGCAGACGCCAGTTGCCCTTTATGCAGTTTATCCGCCAGACGATTTTAAACAGAACTCGCTTCATCAGTATTTACATGCCTGCTTTTTTGGCGATTTTTCCCTTTTCTGCCAGTggtctattctattctattctctTTTAAGACATGCTAAAAAGGAACATGAAGACACCATTCTGAATTCAAGTCACGTTTACCACCTTTTTGTAGATATTAAGTGTAGTGTTTAGTTAAATGTGAACTACATGTTTAACTACATAGTGTAGTGCCATCTTGCGTTTGACCCTGGAAAAGAAGACTCCTGATACTGCGGCATCTCGCTGCAGCACTGATCCAGACAGATATTATGGAACTGCTCCTAGACAAAATTATAGATAACAAATAATCTAAAACTATTACTGTTTACTGTGCTATAATGCTATTCAGGGTTGTTTAGTTGCATGGCCATCGGTGTATTGTTACCACAGCACAACTTACGGGAAAAAAGCCGACCAGTTTCCCCACGAGAAGAGGGGTCCATAGTATGgaagcttttattaaacttagATTTGCATTTGGTACAACTATGCACAGCGTTCTGTACACGTGAAAAGCGCTTTAaacatttgtgcatcatttcCTGTGCATTTGTCCTGTGCATCCTGTGCATTTTTGTACAATTCGTATCGCGACAGAAAAAATCTAGACGTGGGGTGAACTTACTCGCTTCACCAGCAGGTAAGAATGGTGTACAGTCGCCTTCTGATGAAGACCTCGACACTCTTGTTTCCAGTCTAAAGGAAGCCATGCCACATGCTGGATATCGCTTGGTAAAGGCAACTTTGCTTTCACAGGGACACCGCGTCCAGTATTTCAAAGTCCGAGCCTCAATGCATCATGTAGATACAGCTGGCAGACTGTGCCAAAACCACCggtaaatggtttactgaccatggtattactgtgctcaattggcctgccaactctcctgacctgaaccccatagagaatctgtgggatattgtgaagagaaagttgAGAGACGCAATCGAAGCATCCTGGGCCTCcataacacctcagcagtgccacaggctgattGCCTCCATGCCACGCCGCATTAaagcagtcatttctgcaaaaggattcccaaccaagtattgagtgcataactgaacatgattatttgaaggttgacttttttttttttttaattagtcgGATGAAATATGCTCATTTTTTGAGATAGGAatgttgggttttcatgagctgtatgccaaaatcatcagtattaaaactataaaaggcTTGAACTatcttcagttgtgtgtaatgaatctaaaatatatgaaagtctaatgtttatcagtacattacaggaaataatgaactttatcacaatatgcaaaTTTTTTAGAAGGACCTATATATATTATaagtattttctttttgaacAGGTACAACATAGCaaaaatattttggaaattCATGTATATCAAAAACCAAGATGTACATAAACTGGAagaattaaaagtaaaagttaGTATTTCTTGTTTTTGGTGAATATTTTGACTCAAAttggaaatgtataaaaaaaaaattgctaaataagctttttaaaaccacatgTATGAAATCTTCCATAGAATATGCCATGCAAGAGGCTGTACTGTTTCATATTAGGTGAATATTAGCAAATAATGCTACAAACAATTGGTCTGAGACAACTCATTTTTCAATACGGTTGAGAAGTTTGGTAACACATTATGGTAACACAAtttcccttaaaaaaaaaaaaaccttcttgaggacatttacaaaatgttaaaatctaACATGAACaattttgtgaaaaacaaaTGCTTTCTTATACATACTTTAAATACATGATTTTTAATCAGCCCCTTGAATGAAAATTTGACTTCATTTAGAATCAGAATCTGCATTGTggttattggccaagtatgtgcaagcacatacaagaaATTTGAATCCAGTAGATGGTGTCTCAAAAGTACAGTGTACTACAGTGTACTAcagcaaaaaacaacaacaatgtgtaaaGATGGTGtataagtgttatttgtacaaattGTATAATCTGATTATaaatatacagtggaggaaaaaattatttgacccctcgctgattttgtaagtttgtccaatgacaaacaaagaaatgaaaagtctcagaacagtatcatttttaatggtaggttcatttcaacagtgacagatagcacatcaaaaggaaaattgaaaaaataactttaaataaaagattgcatttcattgagtgaaataagtatttgaaccctcttaaaaaaaaaaaaaaaaaaaaaaaaaaaagacttaatactttgtggcaaaacccttgtttgcaagcacagaggtcaaacgtttcttgtagttgatgaccaagtttgcacacattttaggaggaattggaggagactgactaggccacttcatgaccttaatgtgcttcttcttgagccactcctttgttacctttgctgtatgtttatgtttggaacacccatccacaacccattttcaatttcctggcagagggaaggatgTTGTCGCGCAGGATTTTACaatacatggctccgtccattttcccgttgatgcggtgaagttgtcctgtgcccttagcagaaaaacacccccaaagcaaaatgtttccacctccatgcttgacagtggggacggtgttttgggggtcataggcagcatttttcttcctccaaacacggcgagttgagttaatgccaaagagctacATTTTGGtgtcatctgaccacagcaccttctcccagtcactctctgaatcattcaggtgttcattggcgggcctgcacatgtgccttcttgaccAGGGGAACCTcgcgagcactgca
Protein-coding regions in this window:
- the pheta2 gene encoding sesquipedalian-1 isoform X2 — encoded protein: MKKTRLQLKSLCCHDGVHFTVVPLTLACLSWGVVMKIHEKILTHYLSCPSPVDKQGYLYKKERPADRHLLGVIFLEGCVVQPGDSEGQYCFSLVFAGPGLRTYTFAAEDLHSQQCWVAALLSASHRYLSHLVKDLGRLYDEAKRGSGESSQVCAVNQRQLSQSMALFHVSSPYYVQGTRAARVHTPNHAFQAPSVPFKTSNKRSPKMWPKRNALVTPLNGPAPPNGEWPLLGSDPLVDFCKLHEHYGSEVKQLRADWLRRKREEQQGSEEDLIDLG
- the pheta2 gene encoding sesquipedalian-1 isoform X3; translation: MKIHEKILTHYLSCPSPVDKQGYLYKKRERNTSYQKRWFVLKGNLLFYQERPADRHLLGVIFLEGCVVQPGDSEGQYCFSLVFAGPGLRTYTFAAEDLHSQQCWVAALLSASHRYLSHLVKDLGRLYDEAKRGSGESSQVCAVNQRQLSQSMALFHVSSPYYVQGTRAARVHTPNHAFQAPSVPFKTSNKRSPKMWPKRNALVTPLNGPAPPNGEWPLLGSDPLVDFCKLHEHYGSEVKQLRADWLRRKREEQQGSEEDLIDLG
- the pheta2 gene encoding sesquipedalian-1 isoform X1 encodes the protein MKKTRLQLKSLCCHDGVHFTVVPLTLACLSWGVVMKIHEKILTHYLSCPSPVDKQGYLYKKRERNTSYQKRWFVLKGNLLFYQERPADRHLLGVIFLEGCVVQPGDSEGQYCFSLVFAGPGLRTYTFAAEDLHSQQCWVAALLSASHRYLSHLVKDLGRLYDEAKRGSGESSQVCAVNQRQLSQSMALFHVSSPYYVQGTRAARVHTPNHAFQAPSVPFKTSNKRSPKMWPKRNALVTPLNGPAPPNGEWPLLGSDPLVDFCKLHEHYGSEVKQLRADWLRRKREEQQGSEEDLIDLG